A genomic window from Candidatus Angelobacter sp. includes:
- a CDS encoding sugar phosphate isomerase/epimerase has translation MKFAICNEIFQGWNIQDTLAYAAKTGYDAVEIAPFTIAKRVTDIPAGERQKIRDTAARNGIGISGIHWVLAQT, from the coding sequence ATGAAGTTCGCCATCTGCAACGAGATTTTTCAGGGTTGGAACATCCAGGACACACTCGCGTACGCCGCAAAGACCGGCTACGACGCGGTGGAAATCGCGCCATTCACCATCGCGAAACGCGTGACTGACATCCCGGCAGGTGAACGACAGAAAATCCGCGACACGGCGGCACGGAATGGCATCGGCATTTCCGGCATTCATTGGGTCTTGGCGCAGACCG